A genomic region of Magnolia sinica isolate HGM2019 chromosome 6, MsV1, whole genome shotgun sequence contains the following coding sequences:
- the LOC131248848 gene encoding early light-induced protein 1, chloroplastic-like has translation MATSAPLQFLVANSLIRANSKHVPRQLMARSTQVRCQVEDRSPAPSTPSKPGKIPQTPPPQTPSPDPKKGSTKFTDVLAFSGPGPEIINGRLAMVGFVSAIGVELAKGDGVVAQLANGGLPWFVGTTIVLSLASLIPLFKGVSPQSKSDGLMTSNAELWNGRFAMLGLVALVFTEYLTGGALV, from the exons ATGGCCACGTCAGCACCTCTGCAATTCCTCGTGGCAAACTCCTTGATCCGTGCCAATTCCAAGCATGTGCCACGTCAGCTGATGGCCAGAAGCACGCAAGTCCGATGCCAGGTTGAG GATCGCTCACCGGCGCCATCAACGCCATCCAAGCCTGGGAAGATCCCTCAAACCCCGCCACCTCAGACCCCTTCCCCTGACCCAAAGAAG GGCAGCACCAAGTTCACGGACGTTTTGGCTTTCAGTGGGCCTGGACCTGAGATAATCAACGGGAGGCTGGCGATGGTTGGCTTTGTATCAGCGATTGGAGTAGAGCTGGCCAAAGGTGATGGGGTAGTGGCCCAGCTGGCAAATGGAGGGCTGCCGTGGTTTGTGGGGACCACCATCGTGCTCTCTCTTGCTTCCTTGATACCCTTGTTTAAGGGTGTGAGTCCGCAGTCGAAGTCAGATGGATTGATGACCTCGAATGCTGAGCTGTGGAACGGGAGATTTGCGATGCTGGGTTTGGTGGCACTTGTCTTCACCGAGTATCTTACGGGTGGAGCCCTTGTGTAG